In Synergistaceae bacterium, the DNA window ATCCATGCACTACCTCCTGCGCATTATCCAGGCCTGCATGGCCTCGCTGACTATCTGCGAGGCCGTGAGCCCGTAATATTCCTTCAGCTCCCGGGGTGTTCCGCTCTGGCCGAACTTGTCGAAGACGGCCACCATCTTGACCGGTACCGGGTAGCTGCCGGCCGTCAAGGAGGCCACAGCCTCGCCCAGCCCCCCCGCGGATATATGTTCCTCGGCCGTGACACAGCAGCCCGTCCTTCTGACCGAGTCCAGGATGGCCTGGGCCGGAAGCGGGGAGAGGCTGTAGCAGTCGATGACTTCGGCGCTTATATTCTGGCGGGAGAGCACCTCGGCGGCCTTTACAGCCTCGCTGACCATGATACCACAAGAGCATATCGTGACGCTTCCTCCCTCCCGAAGGACCCTTCCTCCCCCCAGGGAGAAGGAGTCATCCCCGTCCTCGTAGACGTCGGGAACAGGAGCTCCGCTCAGGCGGATGTAGACTGGCTTGCCGTACGAGGCCGCGGACTTTATCAGAGCGAGAGCCGATGTGTGGTCGGCGGGCGTCACCACTGCCATGTCCGGCAAAGCCCGCATCAGGGCCATGTCCTCCAGCATCTGCCTGCACGCGCCGTCCGGACCGGCGGACAGCCCGGAGTCAAGCCCGACCAGCTTGACCGGAAGAGACGGAATGGCCACCGCAGCCCTTACCTGGTCGTAACCCCTGCCTGCGAGCAGCGCGGCGTTTCCCGCGACGAAGACGTTCTCGCCCCCGAGGGACATGCCGGCGGCGGTCAGGATCAAATTCTGCTCCCCCGCCCCGGCATCGAAGAACCTCCCCGGCACGACCTCCGCCATCCTCGACGCCCATTCGCCCTCCTTCGCGCAGCCCACGACGGCGATCTTCTCATCGGAGGCCGCCAGCGAAGACAAGGCCTGTGCGAATGAATCCATCATGCTTCTCTCGACACTCATAGCACACCCTCCCCGTTCAGCTCCGACAGAGCCATGTCGACTCTCTCCCTGTCGGGGACCTTCCGCTCCGCGCAGGGATCTCCCTCGAGGAACGAGACCCCCTTGCCGAGAACCGTGCGGGCGAAGATGCACAGGGGGCCCTCGGCCCGGGACAGTGCCTTGAAGGCCGCTCCTATCGACGCGAAGTCGTGCCCGTCGCACTCCTCCGTGCGCCACCCGAAGGAGCGAAGCTTATCCCCGGTGGAGGGAGAGCCACCCCTAGTCTCGAACAGAAGCACGAGGTTGTCCAGTCCGAAGCGCGGAGAGGAGGCGGCCGCCTCCCAGAAGACTCCCTCGCGTGCGTCGTCCTCCCCCGTCAGGCAGAACACGGACGACGAGACCCTTCTTCCGCGAAGGGACAGGGCGAGCCCGTTCGCTATTCCCAGCCCCATGCCGCGGGAGCCTCCCCCGGGGGCGTCTACCCCGGGAATCCGCAAGGCAAGAGGATACCCCTGCAGCATCGCCCCGAGACGCCTGTAGCTCCATAGCTCGTCCCTCTCGTAGAAGCCCTTGCCGGCAAGAGTCGCGTAGAGAGCGGGCGCTCCTTCCCCCCTGCCCAGCACGAACCTGTCCCTGGTCTCCAGCCAGGGGCTGGACGGGTTGACCGACATCTCCTCCCAGTAGAGCCATACTAGAATATCCACTATGGAAAGAGAGGCGGAGAGCCATCCCGAACGGGCCAGCCCTATCATGCGCACGACATCGCGCCTTATCTCCGCCGCCTTCGACATCAGAAATGAATTGCCGGCAGTCATACCCTCACTCCCCTTGGTCATCTAGCAAAGCCCTCGAGCAAAGCTCTCCGAACACTCTCTGAAACTCGAGCCTTTCATCCGCACGGCCCTTGACCGGCATACCGGGCGGGGGCAGTCGACCTGCGCCGCTCCATGCCGGGATTTTCCATGCCTCTGCCAGTCCCGCGACCTTCGGGTCGTACGGGACAACGGTCAACGGACGGTCGAACAGCAGCGCCAGCACCGAGGCGTGGAGGCGCATCGCGATCACGCCGACGGCGGCGCCCATAAGAGTCCGGCACTCGTCTCGCCAGTCGCCCGCGTCCAGCAGGACGATCCTCTCTGCCGGGAAGACACCCTCCTCCCTCAGCCCCTCCATCACTGAGAGGTCCTCCCGCGCCAGCGCAAGGCCGACGACGGCGGCCCGGGCGGACAACGCGTAGTCGCAGGCCGCGACGGCGGTTCGACGGGGCAGATCCCCCTCCCACGGGCGGATGTTAACCAGCAGGAACTCCCCCCGCCCCGTCGTCGACGGCACCGCAAGGGAGAAGGCCGGGTCGCACGTCAGGCGGGAATCCAGCCCCCACTCTCTTAAAAGCTCCGCGGACCCTGCGTCCCTCACGCCGCGGACGGAACAGCTTCCCAGGGCGGATCTGGCCAAACGCTCGGAGAGCGACGACTCGAACGGGCCGACCGACTGCCCCGCGCACCAGGGGCGCGCCCCCGCCATCAGCGCAATCCTGACCACTCCCCAGTAGTACAGGGGCGAGCGCATGCTCGTCGCGTCCTGAAAGAGCCCTCCGCCTCCCAAGAGGAGGGTCTCGCTCCTCTTAAGCACCCGGTACACCTCGACCGGCGACCACCTCGACACGGCCCTGACGCCGTGCAGCCGGGCGGAGCCCTCCGGATCGGAGGAGAGCATCGCCACTTCGCTTCGAGGCACGCCGTACCTCTCGAGTGAATCGAGCAGTGCCTCGGCAAGAAGCTCGTCACCAAGGTTGCCAAAACCGTAATACCCGCAGAGGGTGACCTTCAGAGAGCGCTCCGCCCTCAACCCGTCATCATCTTTCCGTGCCTGGTCCAAAGGGGCAGGATCAGCATCTTGAGCATGAGAAGGCTGACCGTGCCGACGAGCAATCCCGTCCACAGCCCGTTGAACTGCCTGAACAGGATGAAGTGCAGCGGCGTGTGGAAGTGGCAGAAGCTGTTGACCGCCGACGAGAAACCCACCACCGTGGCCAGGCGAAAGACCTCCCTGTAGCGGGGCCACATGTCGACCCTGCGGACGAAGTACCAGATCAGCAGGGCCGGGTAGCCTAGGAAGACCTCCTTGCTCCTGGGGCGGGCCACCAGCGCTCGCTCAAGCATCTCCCTGACCCTCACCTCGAAGGCCGGCACGAACTGGACGTTGTCGCTTCTGAAGAGAACAAGCACCGCACCCCCCAGCAGCAGGGCCAGCAGGATCATCTCGCCCCAGAGCGGAGGCCTGCGGAACAGCTCGACGAGCGACTCCGGGTGCTCGCGGCTTTTGAAATCGGCCAGGAGCAAGAGCAGAGGCGGCAGGAAGAGAGTGGCCTTGACCCCCGAGAATGTCCTGAGGCGCAGCATGAAGAGAGGGTCGCTGAAGAAGGCCGCTATGGCGAGGCCGCCCGCGATCACGAAGAGGAAGCTTCCGAGTATCCCGAACCAGGGCCTTCTCCACGAGTCCAGCGCGATGAACGAGGCCTCGGTCACGAGCAGGACAGCGGTCAGGGCCCCAGCCGAACGGGCCGCCGCCGGGACGAACAGGATTAGCATCCCGGTCAGGACGACCATTCCGCCGAACACCATCAGGCCCCTTCCCGAGCCCCTCCAAGCCAACGATGCGCCCGTGTCACCAGATGCGCCCGCGATGAACCTCTGAAGAAAGCGGAGCGCTGTGAAGACGAGCGCCAACGAGAGGGCCAAGGCGCCGAGGACTCCCGTGCGCCACGGCTGATACGGCTCGGGCCAGCTCAGCGCGACGCCGGAAGAGGAGATATTCGAGGCGAGGAGGTGCAGCTCCTGCTGGAAGAAGTCGAATTGGCCGCTTGAGACCTCGATAGCGGACGGGCGGAAGACGAGCAGCCTGATCGCCCTCTCCTTGACCGCCCTCATGAACCTTTCGTGAAGCCCGATCCGCGTGATGCCCCTGCTCAGTATCTCCTCGTTGGTGACGCTGTGCAACGGTATGAGCCTGGGATAGGCCAGCCAGTTCAGCTGAACCGCTCCTACCTGCCGAGAGAACTCCACGGCCGCCACCGATCGGTCGTGCCTTCTTATCACGTCCGCCAGGGGGCGAAGGTCGGGATAGCCGAGCGCGACCTCCGCGGAGGGGGATACGGTGCGGATCTGGGGGAAAGAGAGAAGCAGGGACTCCAGGGTTGTGAGAGAACCGCCCGTGTCCGGCGCAAGAGCGGGCGCGGGCCTGTAGAACACCGGTATGTCGTGCTTGGATGCCAGCAGCAAGCCATCCACGTCCGGGACAACTCCGGTCAGCAGAAGCTCGTCCAGCGTCCTGGGCAGCAGCACGGCCGTCCCCGTCTCGAACTCCTGTATGAGGACCCCTTCGAAGCGCGCGTTCAGAAGAGGGGGCATCATCTCTGCCCCGGGGAAGCCCTTCGGGATGAACATTGACGCCTGCATCGGATTACCCGCCGCCAGCTTGGGCGCCGCCCCCGGCAGGCCCGACGCCGGCCCGTAGTAGAGCTTCATCGCCCCCAGGGAGAGCTGCTGTCCTGTCAGCTCCGACACCATCAGCCCCATCGCACCGCTCTGACGCAGTATCAGCCAGAGCTCCTCGTCGCTCCTTCCCTCCCTCTCGGAGAAGGCCGCTAGGTCGCGATAGTCCAGCACGATAGCGGCGTTCCTGGCCTCCTTCTCCGCCGCGAGCCTGGGCAAAAGGGCGGGGATCGAGAGCATCGCCAGCAGGATCGCCACAATCAGGGCGGGCCGGACGCGCGCCACCTCGACGAGCCCGGAGCCCCTTCCAGTCTCCTTGCCGAATTCCCTATTATTCATCGAGCATTCCTCCACTGCTCGGCCAAGGAGCAGCCGAACTCTTCCAAAAGTCCGCTCAGACCGCGGAGCGGCAACCCGACCACGTTGAAATAGTCGCCCTCTATGGAGGAGACGAGCAGCGCTCCTCGCCCCTGGATGGCATAGGCGCCGGCCTTGTCGTCCCCCTCCCCGCTATCGACGTAGGCCATCGCGGCCTCGGGGGATAGGTGTCGAAACACGACCCTCGTCTCCTCCACCGCGAACCTCTCCTCGCCCCCCCGCCTCACGGCGATGCCCGTGAAGACGCTGTGCGTCCTGCCGCTCAGCAAGGAGATCATCCTGAAGGACTCATCCCTGCCGGAGGGCTTTCCAAGGACATTCCCGTCCAAGGACACCAGCGTGTCCGCCGCTATGACCACGCTGCCCGGATTTCTGCGCACCGCGTCCCCGGCCTTCGCCCGGGCGAGGCGGACCACCGCGTCCCTCGGCAACTCTCCGTCCAGCAGCTCCTCGCACACGTCCGCCGCATCCGTCCTGAACCGCCAGCCGAGCGAACTCAAAAGCTCTCTGCGCCTGGGGCTGGCCGACGCCAGCACCAGGTCTAACGGGCCAACCAAATGCCGATCACTCCTCCCGCCACAGTCCCCGCGTTCCACCTTATGCTCAACCTGAGCCCGAACTCCGCGAAGGCGAGGTTCACGTCGCGCAGGTCGAACCCGGTTGAAAGGATATCTCTGAAGAAGGGCTCGGTCAAGGCGAAGCGCTGAAGATAGAGCCCGACCACCGTGCCTATTATCAACGAGGCCAGGACCAGCCAGATTTTCCTGGAAGAGCCGGCCGCCATCACGCCGACCCCGCGATAGACAGGAATATGGACAGGAATCCGGCGAGGGCGCAGTAGACGGCGAAGGGGCGCCACCTGCCCGATGCCGCCACCCTGCGAAGCAGAACCAGAGAGCAGTAGCCCGCCGCGAAGGAGACCAGCATCCCTGCCTGCCACCCCGGTGGCAGAGAGGCTCCGGGAGCGGCGACCGATAAAAGGCCGCGCGCCTCCAGCAGTGTCGCGCCGAGCACCGCGGGGATGGACAGCAAAAATGAGAAGCGGAAGGCCTGCTCCGCCCCGAGACCGGCCCGCAGCCCTGCGAAGATCGTGGACCCGGAGCGCGATACCCCGGGCAGCACCGCGACCCCCTGGACGACGCCTATGAACAGGCCCTTGACCGGCGTGATCGGGCGGGGGTCCCGCTCATCCCCGCGATCCGATGTGGCCATCCACAGCAGCAGGGATGTCAGCAGCAGCCCGGCCCCCACAGCCCATGGCATCGAGCCCATCCGCACCACCAGCGGTTTCAGCGGCAGCGCGACGGCCCCTGTCAAGAGGGTGCCGGCGATGACGGCCCATCCGACGTTCCACCCCTCGCCCCTCTCCTTCCTCGATAGGAAGCCCGCGAGCCACTCCAGGAACAGGCGAACTATGTCCCTTCCGAAGAAGAAGAGTGTGGCCAGCATCGTCGCGAAGTGCAGCAGTATGTCGTAGGAGAGGGATGCGTCCTCGATCGAGAAGAGAGATTTGGCCAGCGCCAAGTGGCCTGAGCTGCTCACCGGCAGAAACTCCGTCAACCCCTGGAGCAGCCCCAGGAAGAGAGCGGGAAGAGCCTCGCTCATCACCTCTCCCTCCTTCCGCGACGAACGGGTGGGTTCAGCACCGTGATCATCGGCGCTATCACCGGCCTGCTTCGCCCGAAGCGCCGCAGGACATCCCTGATCCGCCCCCTGACCCTGCTCTTCAGCTGATCCGGCTCTGCGGCCGCCTTGGCGCCGAAGGAGCGCACCAGCTTCTCCACAAGCTCGCCGAGCTCGTCCTTGAGGGTGCCGGCGTCCTCCAGGTGCAGAAACCCGCGGCTCTCGAACTCCGGCGCGGCAATTAGCTCCCCGTCCTTCGACAGCACTATCGACACTATCACCAACCCCTCCTCCGACAGCTCTCGCCTCTCCTTGAGGATGCTCCCCTGGAGCTCCCCGAGCGCGAGGCCGTCCACCATTATCCCTCCGGCCTGCACCCTCTTCTTCAGCACGGCCCTGTCACCGTCAAGCTGCAGCACGTCGCCGTTGAGAAGGACGAATGCGTTCTTGACCGGGACTCCCGTCTCCCTGGCCAGCTCCGCGTGCCTCACCAGGTGGCGATATTCGCCGTGAACCGGCACGAAGAACTTCGGCCTCGTCATGTTCAGCATGAGCCGAAGCTCGTCCCTCGCCGCGTGCCCGGAGACGTGAATACCACGCTCCTTCTCGTACAGCACGTCGCAGCCGCAGGCGAACAGCCTGTCGATCGTCTTGCTCACGAGCTTCTCGTTGCCGGGGACGGGCGTCGCGAATATCGCCACAACGTCCTTCTCGCTCAGGGAGATCACCCTGTGCTCCCCCCGGCTCATAAGCACCAGCCCCGAGAAGGGCTCCCCCTGGCTCCCGGTCGTCATGACCACCAGCGAGCCGGGCGACACGGAGCGTATGTCGTCCACGTCCACGACGATTTTGTCATCGACGTGCAGGTAGCCGAGATTCCTCGCCAGCTCGACGTTCTTCAGCATGCTGCGCCCGACGAAGGCGATCTTGCGATTGAACCTGGACGCGGCGTCCACAACCTGCTGAACCCTGTGCAGATTGCTCGCGAACGATGCGATTATGATTCGCTTCGTCCGGTACTGCCTGAAGATCTTGTCGAGCGTGCCGGACAGCGCCCTCTCGGACTCGGTGAAGCCCGACCGCTCCACGTTTGTCGAGTCGGAGAGGAGCAGCAGCACCCCCTTACGCCCCTCCTCGGAGAAGGCGTCGTACCCGGTCAGCCTGCCGTCCACCGGGGTGGGGTCCAGCTTGAAGTCCCCTGTGTGGACCACCGTGCCGACCGGTGTCTCGATCGCGAGGCCCACCCCGTCGGGGATCGAGTGGCATACGGCTATGAAGCGCACCCTGAAGGGCCCCGCCTCGACCACGTCGCCCGCCTCTATCTCCCTGTAATCGGGGTCGAGCTCCGGCGCCCACTCCGCCATTTTGTTGCCCACCATTCCCAGGGTCAGCTTCGTCCCGAAGAGAGGAACCGGGATCTTCGACAGCACGAATGGAAGCCCCCCTATATGGTCCTCGTGACCGTGGGTCAGTACCATGCCGACTATCTTCTCCCTATTCTCCTCCAGGTAGGTCGTATCCGGTATGACGAAGTCTATGCCCAGCATCTCGTCGTCCGGGAACATCAGGCCGCAGTCCACCACGAGTATGGACTTGTCGTACTCCAGGGCGAAGATGTTCTTTCCTATCTCGCCAAGCCCCCCGAGGGGAATGAACTTCAGCTTTCCTTTCTTCTTTACGGCGGGCCCTGCCCCGCCCTTTTTCTTTCGTGTTGCTTTTGCCATTTACACACCCAGCCTTTCAAGCTTCGGCTCTTGAAGAATTCCGAAATATATTACCGACGTATTGCCGAACAGGCCTTTCTCTGCTAGAATGCCGTATCGACCTCAAGAGACCCATACTCCGCATGATGGAAAAGACCGGGAGGTAGCAAGTTTGAACAACAATGAAACCCCATCCACCATGACCCGGGAGGGCTACGAAAAGCTGATGGCCGAGCTGGTCGAGCTTCGTAGCTCCGGGAGGGCCGAGATATCCAAGCTGCTCGAGGAGGCGCGCTCCTTCGGCGACCTGGCCGAAAACGCCGAGTACGCCGTCGCGAAGGAGGAGCAGGCGAAGCTGGAAACGAGGATATCGCGGCTGGAATACCAGCTCGGCAACGCAAAGGTCCTCGACTCCACAACCATCGACGCAAGCAAGGTAGCCCTCGGAACCACGGTCACAATCCAGGACATCATCAACTCTCAAAAATACTCCTACATGATAGTGGGCTCGGAAGAGTCGGACCCGAAGGCTTGCAGGATCTCCTCCTCCAGCCCGGTCGGGCAGGCCCTTCTGAACAAGACGGTGGGAGAGGAGGTACACGTGAAGGTGCCGCGAGGCGTCAGGCACCTGAGGATAGTGAGCATCTCCATAACTACCTGATCGCAGGGCGATAGCACGTCGGCCGGTCACTCCTACGAGCCGTCCTCGTTCAGCCTGTCGGCCAGCCCTTCAGGGACGGCGAACGGGTCGTAAAGTTCGCGCACACCGAAGGAAACCGGGGTGTCCGGGAAGGCGGTCAGGATGAAGGACAGACCGACCCAGTCGTCGCCCTCCGCCCTGTCGTCCCTGTACGTCAGCTCCCACCTGGAGCACTCCCCGTTCTTCAGAGTCAGTCCGTACACCATCTCCGCGAGGCTCGACTCCGCCAAGTCGTACCCTCCGAGCACGGAAAATGTGAGGTCCTTCCCGGCCGGGAAGGAGATTCGCTGGTACAGCTCCTCCCTCTCGCCGTAATAGTCCCAGAGCATGGGGGTTTCCCCGCTCGTCCACCTGCGAACGTAAGCAGAGGCCAGGTCGGCCTGTCCCCAGGACCAGCGGACGCCGAGGACCGCGTCCATGATCTCCTGCTCCGTCGAATCGGGATCGTCGTACCAGTAACGCCTGTAGCGAGCGTCGATGAAGGAGGTATACGTCTCCAGCCTCTCCTCGGAATATATCTGCACTTCGGCACCCTTTCGGCTCACGTCGAGCGTCGTGGCGCTCTGCACGTCCTCGTACTCGCCCCACGTGACCTCGACCCTGCCGTACGCGTTCAGCAGCGGAGTCCTCTCCCAGGGGCCGCGCAGCGAGAACTCCGGCGACCTCCACAGAACCCCGTGATAAGTCTCCCCGGCCCGCTTCTGGATCGACACCGCCTCCCTCTGGGTCCAGCGCAGCGAGGCTTCGTATCCACCCGAGCTGTACGATATCCCCCACGAGGGGCGGTAGAGGTTCTCCTTGGAGTTCTTCTCGTAGGAGCGTTCCGTCCCCCCCCACACGAAGAGATACTCGCCGATCTTCTGCTCGACAGCAAGTCTCCCCTCCCAACCGGCGTCCGACCACCATACGACGTCGAGGCTCGCCTTGCCGGTGTCCCACACGTAGGGGCCGCCGATTCCGATCCCCCGCCCCTTGTCCGAGTCGCTGCCCAGAACGGGGAAGAAGGAGCTGAGAAGCGCCCTCTTCTGTTTCGGGTCGAGCGGCACGACATAGTCGAACGGGTAGGTGAACAGCAGGCTCTCCCCGATGTACACCTGCGGATTCTTCGCGATTACCCTCTTTCCCGGGACGTAGACGACGCTCCTGGACACGAGCCTGTAGTGCGGGTTCTTCAGGCCGCATGTCGTGAGAGAGACGTCGCTCAGCTTGCCTATCAGCTCGTCCTCCTCCACTCCGCGGACGCCCGATGAGGAGACCCATCCCTTTTCGCGGGCGGAACCCACCGGCGCGACCGCCATCTCCCTTCCCTTGACGAACACCCTGCCGTCGCCCGCGGGGGAGGAGCCAACCGCTCCGTGGAGCACTCCCTCCCGAGTTGCGACGTTATAGTTTAGCGAGTCCCCCGTGAGCACCCTGTCCCCCTGTATCATGGACACTTTCTTTCCCGGTGCCGCGGACGCGGACAGCAGCTGCTCCTCGGAGTCCATCTCGACCCTGTGGGCGAAAATATCGAGCAGCCCGCTGCGCACCCGGACGTTGCCCTCGGCTACCGCGAGCCCGGTATGTTCCTCGAACACGACCTTGTCGGCATCCAGATAGATCGTCTCTTCTTCTCCGTCGTACGACTCCGCCGGCGGAGGAATCATCGGCACGGCGAAAAAAAGAAGCGAGAAGAGCAATAGGATTAATCCTGGTTTTCGGGCGGAGACCACGAGAACGACGCTCCTTTCTCCGCGGAGAACACCCCTGAGAAGGTGACCCGCACAACACTGCCCTCGAAGTGAAGGCCGTCACTGCTGAACGAGGCGCCCTTTTCGAACAGCACCTCTCTCTCCCCGTCCGCCCACCTGGCCTCTGGGGCCTCGAAGAATCCCGACCTATCCCCGAAGACGAACGAACCCTCGACATCGGAGAGGCGGACAACACGCTCCCGTTCCGAGAAGACCCCGAACGGCGAGCTCAGACCGGCCCTCCTCCTGCCGTCCTCCAGGGCGGAGAGCTCAAGCGACTCGAGCCTTATCTCCTCTCCCCTGTGCTCGACCAGGTTCACGCTCGCCGTCCACTCCACACCGTCCTCCTCGCGTTGAAAGCGAACCCTCTCGAGGGACATGTCCGGCAGATCCGCCCTGCCTACGGACAGGGCGTCCACCTCCAGCGAGGCGTCCCGCGCAGCGTACCAAACAACGACGAAGGCGGCGGCCAGCAGAAGCGCGAGCCCCACACGTCTCATAATGGTCAATTATCACAACTCCCGCACTCGAGGACGACTCGTCTCCGCGTCACCACGTCAGCCTCCACAGCGAATTCTCCCTGTCGATGCCGAGCACCTTGCTCCTGAGGGTGCGGAAGAGGAGCATCCTCTGAGCCGTGACGACGCGGACCCGACCCTCCTCCATCCATTGAATCTTGTACCCCTCCTTAAGAGAGGGACGGAGCCCGGTCGCGTTAACCTGAGCGGCGAACTGTTCCTCGGTGAGAGCCGTGCGGGAGGAGGTCGACAGAAGGTCGTACATGGCGCCCGTCTCCCCTTCGATCCAGTGACGGACGAAGTTCTCGACCGTCCTATCCTTGCCGATGTAGATGGGGGAGACCTCCTCTTCCCGCGGAAGCGGCAGCTCGGGGGCGGGCGGGGGCGCGAGCTCCTCCAGTTCCGTCGTCGTGGCCACGGGCGGCGGAGGCGGAGGCGGAGGCGGAAGAAGCGGCGCGACCGGCTCCGGTGCCTTCGGTTTGGGAGGATCCTTCTTCGGCGCGGGCGGAAGCTCCACCACCACGACCTCGACCTCCGCCGGAGGCGCCGATGCAACAACTACGGGCGGCTCGACGGCGCCGACGAAGGCGAAAGGCTGCTCGTCCTGTATGCCAAGGTTCTTGAGGACCACGACGAAGTCCTTGTCGTCCTGCTTGGGGAAGAAGACCAGCCCCTGCGTAATCCCCGACAGGGGCTGGTCGAACTTGCGCTCGTAGCTGAGCGGCGGCAGCCTCCTGCCGTCGCCCGTCTCCAGCATGATCGCGTGCTCGAACCTGCCGAGGTCGAGCGGGCGGGGGGAGAAGACGTAGACGGTAAGC includes these proteins:
- a CDS encoding transketolase translates to MSVERSMMDSFAQALSSLAASDEKIAVVGCAKEGEWASRMAEVVPGRFFDAGAGEQNLILTAAGMSLGGENVFVAGNAALLAGRGYDQVRAAVAIPSLPVKLVGLDSGLSAGPDGACRQMLEDMALMRALPDMAVVTPADHTSALALIKSAASYGKPVYIRLSGAPVPDVYEDGDDSFSLGGGRVLREGGSVTICSCGIMVSEAVKAAEVLSRQNISAEVIDCYSLSPLPAQAILDSVRRTGCCVTAEEHISAGGLGEAVASLTAGSYPVPVKMVAVFDKFGQSGTPRELKEYYGLTASQIVSEAMQAWIMRRR
- a CDS encoding transketolase; the protein is MTAGNSFLMSKAAEIRRDVVRMIGLARSGWLSASLSIVDILVWLYWEEMSVNPSSPWLETRDRFVLGRGEGAPALYATLAGKGFYERDELWSYRRLGAMLQGYPLALRIPGVDAPGGGSRGMGLGIANGLALSLRGRRVSSSVFCLTGEDDAREGVFWEAAASSPRFGLDNLVLLFETRGGSPSTGDKLRSFGWRTEECDGHDFASIGAAFKALSRAEGPLCIFARTVLGKGVSFLEGDPCAERKVPDRERVDMALSELNGEGVL
- the csaB gene encoding polysaccharide pyruvyl transferase CsaB, whose amino-acid sequence is MRAERSLKVTLCGYYGFGNLGDELLAEALLDSLERYGVPRSEVAMLSSDPEGSARLHGVRAVSRWSPVEVYRVLKRSETLLLGGGGLFQDATSMRSPLYYWGVVRIALMAGARPWCAGQSVGPFESSLSERLARSALGSCSVRGVRDAGSAELLREWGLDSRLTCDPAFSLAVPSTTGRGEFLLVNIRPWEGDLPRRTAVAACDYALSARAAVVGLALAREDLSVMEGLREEGVFPAERIVLLDAGDWRDECRTLMGAAVGVIAMRLHASVLALLFDRPLTVVPYDPKVAGLAEAWKIPAWSGAGRLPPPGMPVKGRADERLEFQRVFGELCSRALLDDQGE
- the maf gene encoding septum formation protein Maf; the protein is MVGPLDLVLASASPRRRELLSSLGWRFRTDAADVCEELLDGELPRDAVVRLARAKAGDAVRRNPGSVVIAADTLVSLDGNVLGKPSGRDESFRMISLLSGRTHSVFTGIAVRRGGEERFAVEETRVVFRHLSPEAAMAYVDSGEGDDKAGAYAIQGRGALLVSSIEGDYFNVVGLPLRGLSGLLEEFGCSLAEQWRNAR
- a CDS encoding undecaprenyl-diphosphate phosphatase; amino-acid sequence: MSEALPALFLGLLQGLTEFLPVSSSGHLALAKSLFSIEDASLSYDILLHFATMLATLFFFGRDIVRLFLEWLAGFLSRKERGEGWNVGWAVIAGTLLTGAVALPLKPLVVRMGSMPWAVGAGLLLTSLLLWMATSDRGDERDPRPITPVKGLFIGVVQGVAVLPGVSRSGSTIFAGLRAGLGAEQAFRFSFLLSIPAVLGATLLEARGLLSVAAPGASLPPGWQAGMLVSFAAGYCSLVLLRRVAASGRWRPFAVYCALAGFLSIFLSIAGSA
- a CDS encoding ribonuclease J, encoding MAKATRKKKGGAGPAVKKKGKLKFIPLGGLGEIGKNIFALEYDKSILVVDCGLMFPDDEMLGIDFVIPDTTYLEENREKIVGMVLTHGHEDHIGGLPFVLSKIPVPLFGTKLTLGMVGNKMAEWAPELDPDYREIEAGDVVEAGPFRVRFIAVCHSIPDGVGLAIETPVGTVVHTGDFKLDPTPVDGRLTGYDAFSEEGRKGVLLLLSDSTNVERSGFTESERALSGTLDKIFRQYRTKRIIIASFASNLHRVQQVVDAASRFNRKIAFVGRSMLKNVELARNLGYLHVDDKIVVDVDDIRSVSPGSLVVMTTGSQGEPFSGLVLMSRGEHRVISLSEKDVVAIFATPVPGNEKLVSKTIDRLFACGCDVLYEKERGIHVSGHAARDELRLMLNMTRPKFFVPVHGEYRHLVRHAELARETGVPVKNAFVLLNGDVLQLDGDRAVLKKRVQAGGIMVDGLALGELQGSILKERRELSEEGLVIVSIVLSKDGELIAAPEFESRGFLHLEDAGTLKDELGELVEKLVRSFGAKAAAEPDQLKSRVRGRIRDVLRRFGRSRPVIAPMITVLNPPVRRGRRER
- the greA gene encoding transcription elongation factor GreA, whose protein sequence is MPYRPQETHTPHDGKDREVASLNNNETPSTMTREGYEKLMAELVELRSSGRAEISKLLEEARSFGDLAENAEYAVAKEEQAKLETRISRLEYQLGNAKVLDSTTIDASKVALGTTVTIQDIINSQKYSYMIVGSEESDPKACRISSSSPVGQALLNKTVGEEVHVKVPRGVRHLRIVSISITT